In the Drosophila gunungcola strain Sukarami unplaced genomic scaffold, Dgunungcola_SK_2 000001F, whole genome shotgun sequence genome, one interval contains:
- the LOC128261315 gene encoding glutaredoxin 3 — protein MPVVNVTAAEEYQKYINGDKKTVALFAADWAEQCGQVKDALEELSKITGEKLQFISLNAEQFPEISMKHQIEAVPTVIFFAKGSAVDRVDGVDVAAITSKTRKLAESASSAAATGQALEDRLKALINKAPLMIFMKGDRDGPRCGFSKQLIAIVNDTNLPYETFDILGDEEVRQGLKTFSDWPTYPQVYVKGELIGGLDIIKELLANKELEATLMG, from the exons atgcCTGTGGTAAATGTGACGGCTGCCGAAGAGTACCAGAAGTACATAAATGGCGACAAGAAGACCGTAGCGCTCTTCGCCGCCGACTGGGCGGAGCAGTGTGGTCAGGTGAAGGACGCGCTGGAGGAACTGTCCAAGATTACTGGCGAGAAACTGCAGTTCATCAGCCTAAATGCCGAACAATTTCCAGAGATTTCCATGAAACATCAG ATCGAAGCCGTGCCCACAGTGATCTTCTTTGCCAAGGGCTCCGCTGTGGACCGCGTCGACGGAGTAGATGTTGCCGCAATCACCAGCAAGACCAGGAAGTTGGCCGAAAGCGCCAGCAGTGCGGCGGCGACGGGACAAGCGCTGGAGGACCGCTTGAAGGCCCTCATCAACAAGGCTCCACTAATGATCTTTATGAAGGGCGACCGGGATGGCCCACGCTGCGGATTCTCCAAGCAACTCATCGCCATTGTCAACGACACAAA CTTGCCGTACGAAACGTTTGACATCCTGGGCGATGAGGAAGTGCGCCAGGGTCTGAAGACCTTCTCCGACTGGCCCACCTATCCGCAGGTGTATGTTAAGGGCGAACTGATCGGCGGCCTCGACATCATCAAGGAACTGCTGGCCAACAAAGAGCTGGAGGCCACACTCATGGGTTAA
- the LOC128262350 gene encoding DET1- and DDB1-associated protein 1, with product MSVRDFIKGLPIHDSTNFTHLSNEHGIRTSQKRASVYLPTEDEHSEQLIVMDKRCVLLRYLTQQWDKKTLQRKREHGNESGTGNGNSSTPNGNGSSSKKRPRLDPNELN from the coding sequence ATGTCCGTGAGAGATTTCATCAAGGGCCTGCCCATCCACGATTCGACCAATTTCACCCACTTGAGCAACGAACACGGGATTCGGACTTCGCAGAAGAGGGCTTCTGTTTACCTGCCCACCGAGGACGAGCATTCCGAGCAGCTGATCGTGATGGACAAGCGCTGCGTCCTGCTGCGCTACCTCACCCAGCAGTGGGACAAGAAGACGCTCCAGCGGAAGCGGGAACACGGCAACGAGTCCGGAActggcaacggcaacagctCCACGCCCAACGGCAATGGCTCCAGCAGCAAAAAGCGCCCCCGACTGGACCCCAACGAGCTGAACTGA
- the LOC128262491 gene encoding immunoglobulin-binding protein 1 gives MAESNTAGGEDQKLSDIFLSGWNIFDELEVTDLPFNGSEFQNKVKTAMGLFEQATVIVNQVSMFSANEMIDEVSTESLPFMLLPYFLGKLTTKINSPNSTQSLELGEIYFKDHLQRCQEYELCAAPKSHVATQDNQSGKSEQRELMEAAYNRNDKIAQYRRMKEIDEYMAKMRDAVKNKSAEDEDRRTFFLKYLDKSIIDSKQELESLGVMKQLAQMRLARLAGGEADNEVDSFRPSNQHQQPSASSTSRGHGHSHGPGHHHPHHHQQAAKPKPLQPFIITRNATQKAVFGLGYPSLPIMTVDEFYQQRVDEGIFPDEEKVAKMNQAQAIAAARDPNEQEDEEKAAEELQAEEDDPEYLDRMRRMDEYKDVVRRGDGNRHNRS, from the exons ATGGCTGAGAGTAATACAGCTGGCGGCGAGGATCAGAAGCTGTcggacatttttttaagtggctGGAACATCTTTGACGAACTAGAAGTTACCGACCTGCCTTTTAATGGCAGCGAATTTCAG AACAAAGTCAAGACGGCAATGGGTCTCTTCGAGCAGGCCACCGTCATTGTGAACCAGGTGAGCATGTTCAGTGCCAACGAGATGATCGACGAAGTGTCCACGGAATCGCTGCCCTTCATGCTGCTCCCGTACTTTCTGGGCAAGCTGACCACTAAGATCAACAGCCCCAATAGCACACAGTCCCTGGAGCTGGGTGAGATCTACTTCAAGGACCACCTGCAGCGCTGCCAGGAGTACGAGCTCTGTGCGGCACCCAAATCACATGTGGCAACTCAAGATAACCAGTCTGGAAAAAGTGAGCAGCGGGAGCTTATGGAGGCAGCCTACAATAGAAACGACAAAATTGCCCAGTATCGCAGGATGAAGGAAATTGACGAGTATATGGCCAAGATGCGGGATGCAGTCAAGAACAAATCGGCTGAGGATGAGGACAGACGCACGTTTTTCCTCAAGTATTTGGACAAGAGCATCATAGACTCCAAGCAGGAATTGGAATCGCTGGGCGTGATGAAGCAGCTGGCCCAAATGCGTCTGGCCCGATTGGCCGGCGGCGAAGCCGACAACGAAGTGGACTCTTTCCGTCCATCaaatcagcatcagcagcccTCTGCATCTTCCACATCCCGTGGTCATGGTCACAGTCATGGACCCGGACATCATCACccccatcatcatcagcaggcCGCTAAGCCAAAGCCCCTGCAGCCCTTCATCATCACTCGCAACGCCACCCAGAAGGCGGTCTTCGGTTTGGGCTACCCCAGTTTGCCCATCATGACGGTGGATGAGTTCTACCAGCAGCGCGTCGACGAGGGCATATTTCCCGACGAGGAGAAGGTGGCCAAGATGAATCAGGCACAGGCCATTGCCGCCGCCCGCGATCCCAACGAGCAGGAGGACGAGGAGAAAGCCGCCGAGGAACTGCAGGCGGAGGAGGACGACCCGGAGTATCTGGACCGCATGAGGCGCATGGACGAGTACAAGGACGTGGTGCGTCGCGGGGACGGAAACCGTCATAACCGTAGCTAA
- the LOC128262349 gene encoding NADH dehydrogenase [ubiquinone] 1 beta subcomplex subunit 9, which translates to MATVPLAIVSHKRQVCSLYKKALRNLEAWYDRRHDYRYRAVQLRARFDENRRKDMGEGLRLLAAGQKELFETKHFQPRNFANSAGGCAFEREVIPPDWLLDYWHPLEKAQYPEYFAKREQRKKEYVVWWEKQYGKPDPKDLGHH; encoded by the exons ATGGCCACAGTCCCCTTGGCAATTGTCTCGCACAAGCGCCAGGTGTGCAGCCTGTACAAGAAGGCGCTGCGCAACCTGGAGGCCTGGTACGACCGACG CCACGACTACCGATACCGCGCCGTGCAGCTGCGTGCCCGCTTCGACGAGAACAGGCGCAAGGATATGGGCGAGGGCCTCCGCCTCCTGGCCGCTGGACAGAAGGAGCTCTTTGAGACGAAGCATTTCCAGCCCCGGAACT ttgccAATAGTGCTGGTGGCTGCGCATTCGAACGAGAGGTGATCCCGCCAGACTGGTTGCTGGACTACTGGCATCCCCTGGAGAAGGCCCAGTACCCCGAGTACTTCGCCAAGCGGGAGCAGCGCAAGAAGGAGTATGTCGTCTGGTGGGAAAAGCAGTACGGCAAGCCGGACCCCAAGGACCTAGGACACCACTAA